In one window of Halomarina pelagica DNA:
- a CDS encoding nucleotidyl transferase AbiEii/AbiGii toxin family protein: MSSGDRSQYVDAVTKLSERELQDIAAPANPPVCLLGGWAVHLHVTGGFQDVYDRPYIGSRDIDLGIHIKPDWTTEELPMTPVATTLQQIEDELGYTRGRFGFYQQFHRETGERLSDEAAKDHPPHNIFRVDIDIIPDTTALDAFHDVFGFRPPAEPLLEPAFTARRAEALNDYVSWDAPTAVLIAAPELLAAMKVRAFPQRDKSHKRLKDLTDLHALLWYVTEYDEITEAVHTHLSDDDITAFRDVTTDEVYDRAARLIGVDTSLLSQSIERLFV, encoded by the coding sequence ATGAGTAGCGGCGACCGAAGCCAGTACGTCGACGCGGTGACCAAGCTATCCGAGCGGGAACTGCAGGATATCGCCGCGCCCGCGAACCCACCAGTGTGTCTGCTTGGCGGGTGGGCCGTCCACCTGCACGTTACAGGAGGATTCCAGGATGTCTATGATCGGCCCTACATCGGGTCGCGCGATATCGACCTCGGCATCCATATCAAGCCGGACTGGACGACCGAGGAGCTACCCATGACGCCGGTCGCAACGACGCTTCAGCAGATCGAAGACGAACTCGGCTATACCCGGGGTCGGTTCGGCTTCTATCAACAGTTTCATCGGGAAACCGGAGAGCGCTTGAGTGACGAGGCAGCGAAAGACCACCCCCCACATAACATCTTTCGCGTCGATATCGACATCATCCCCGACACCACCGCACTGGATGCGTTCCACGATGTCTTTGGCTTCAGGCCGCCCGCAGAACCATTGCTCGAACCCGCATTTACGGCTAGACGGGCGGAGGCACTCAATGACTACGTCTCCTGGGACGCACCTACGGCGGTTCTCATTGCCGCCCCGGAGCTGCTCGCAGCGATGAAAGTCCGTGCTTTTCCCCAGCGGGATAAGAGCCACAAGCGCTTGAAGGACCTCACTGATCTGCACGCGCTCCTCTGGTACGTCACCGAGTACGACGAGATAACGGAGGCCGTCCACACCCATCTGAGCGACGACGATATCACGGCCTTTCGAGACGTGACAACAGATGAGGTATACGACCGCGCAGCGCGGCTCATCGGCGTCGATACATCCCTTCTCAGTCAGTCGATTGAACGCCTCTTTGTGTAG
- a CDS encoding DNA-binding protein has translation MSSKNVFSNEVSVDEQVFETADEAAVDEDGFEVVDETPEFQATVQMEVQAKVDANHPDGMVDTSDERIYGATLEQEERIRAREAELERISAQAELGAQDGRERRTRDIAAKRSAERRAEFQQRAASVNPMADPERDDPRAELAQEQLAAVNKQSMRLAEKLDGWSRAAIGRRLGEAVVGGKDLMSAVVGVFEELETAPGQVVPIGTLEDVDRKEVSIEGTVTQLWEPSSPSIAQVGLIEDESGRTKLTSWKASDAPWIEEGERVRIHGAAKNWYNGRVSVALTGWSTVYFPERGRWWEA, from the coding sequence ATGTCGAGTAAGAACGTCTTCAGTAATGAGGTTTCGGTTGATGAACAGGTATTCGAAACAGCGGACGAAGCGGCGGTCGACGAAGACGGCTTCGAGGTCGTCGACGAGACCCCAGAGTTTCAGGCGACGGTGCAGATGGAGGTGCAGGCGAAGGTCGATGCCAACCACCCGGACGGGATGGTCGACACGAGTGACGAGCGGATCTACGGTGCGACCCTCGAACAGGAAGAGCGCATTCGGGCGCGGGAGGCTGAACTGGAGCGCATCAGTGCCCAGGCAGAGCTGGGGGCGCAAGACGGTCGGGAGAGGCGGACGCGAGATATCGCGGCGAAGCGGAGCGCTGAGCGGCGTGCTGAGTTCCAGCAGCGGGCGGCAAGCGTGAATCCGATGGCGGACCCAGAGCGAGACGATCCTCGTGCAGAACTCGCGCAAGAACAGCTGGCGGCGGTGAACAAGCAATCGATGCGGTTGGCCGAGAAGCTGGATGGCTGGTCGCGAGCGGCGATTGGTCGGCGACTGGGTGAAGCCGTCGTCGGTGGGAAAGACCTGATGAGTGCGGTCGTCGGGGTGTTCGAAGAACTAGAGACGGCGCCGGGACAGGTGGTTCCCATCGGGACGCTCGAGGACGTCGATCGCAAAGAGGTGAGCATCGAAGGGACTGTGACCCAGCTGTGGGAACCTTCCAGTCCGAGCATCGCTCAAGTTGGGCTCATCGAGGACGAGAGCGGTCGTACAAAACTGACGAGCTGGAAGGCGTCGGATGCTCCGTGGATCGAAGAGGGCGAGCGCGTGCGGATTCACGGAGCGGCGAAGAACTGGTACAATGGGCGTGTCTCCGTGGCCCTGACCGGGTGGAGCACCGTGTACTTCCCTGAGCGCGGTCGGTGGTGGGAAGCGTAG